A region of the Hylaeus volcanicus isolate JK05 chromosome 5, UHH_iyHylVolc1.0_haploid, whole genome shotgun sequence genome:
GTCCCTCCGTGATGCGAGCAAGAACAGCTAATGAGGATTTTACCATTTTATCTACATTTTTCAGACACGCactctttttctctatctctctTTGTATCTCTTTATATTTCTGTCCGATATTATCCCGCGATTCGCGACGCCACCGACGTCGTACGCGTCCACGTCGCGACGCCTAGATTTCCCACGAGGGTGTGATCGAATCGATAGAAGCCTCGATTGTATTATCGATTCATAAACAATTCTACAATGCTGGACGAAGGTATTGGCAACTTTCAGATTTAcgggaataattaaataattacgggaaaaattgaataacagAGTTAATTTGTTCATAAGATTTTACATCGACTGTCCCAGTTTACTACGCAACGAGAACCAGCGATATAAGTGGAGTGCCATTGaagtaattataaagaaaaatattttagtccATTTAGTAAGCATTATCGCGCGGaaagatttacaaaatataacaaatatattctgtGCAATTTGCATAGCTTTAAGGGAAAGGTTTAAACAGGCCATTTCGTTATATACGAGGCTCTTTCGATAAATCGATAAGCAATACAACAGCCTCGTGGGCACGTACGACTCGACAAGATGGCGCCCGTTCCCGGAACAGAATTTTCGCGATGACTTATAGGCggttatatacatgtatatacgcATATAGTAGGTATACATACGGAGTTAAGTTGCGTGCATTCTCAtctctttatataaatatacacacacaTGCGCGCGCAGACGGGAGCGAATCCACACGATAAGGCACACAGGCGAGACCACAAGCTAAAATACACATATGATATAcggtgtaatatttatatatacaaattacaaaattgtgtaacaataaacgaaaaaggaaattaatttaatcacagAGGGAACACGATCAAATTGGTTGAAAAACAACTTTTATGTACCTGTTACGACTGATTACTGTATAcgcaataaatatatgtatacatgtatatgtatatatgtgcacgtgtctgtgtgtgtatctatatatatatattatatatatattatatatatatatatatgtatatcatacCATGTCACCATTGTTTTGTAATTATCGTTAAATGTCATTAACTGCTTGCTATCCGCGACTTGTGATCCGCCAtacatttatatcgataatcgtATGTAcatatcgaattaaaaaacaaaaagaaagaatcgagaacgaagaaacgaacgaaatatcAGCGAGACACGTGAAAGTACACGCGTTGAACATCGTGGACTGCTTTCGTTTGCCACGTATACAATTACACCGCCTTCTGTAGCGCGACCAGGTTGTTTTCTCGTCGatcaaaaataacaaaaattcaatcgcGTATCGAAAAGCAACCGAAAGCACATACGCTTGGATCTCGCGACGTGAAGGTGCACGACGCAAAGGGAACGAACGGAACGAAGCAGCTGCGAATCGATCGCGTGGAATGTATCGTGGCGAAACGTTAGGAGAGCAAGGAggattttaatcaatttttccaagGAAATCGTAGCATTAGACTTCGTTTCTCTTGTCAGTTTTATGCGTCGATCGCTCGGTGGATCCACCTGTCCAGTGTAAAACGCGAGCAAAGCGGCAAATAAACGAGCATCGTCGAGAAAAGAGCACCCAGAGATCGATTACTCttaaactatttgaaatacCATTTCATTATATACGTTCTCTTTAACAGCAagtgtttcgaataaatcgttacttcagttatttctaaataacGTTGCTGCGAAGCGAAAGACTGAAACGTTACTTCAACCatgaaaatacattatttctattatcgaaaaaaaaaaaaaaactggaacACTTGTTCCTGCCCATTTGTCGAggttttcttttcgaaagtCGTGTTCACCATAGGTGAATCCATTGGGCGTACACTGGGAACACTGCATGAACCGTAACCGAACGTTAAATTTGCGGCATTCGAAGAATGGCATTCAACGATAAAACTGTACATACGCACGTTTACTATTATCTATTTACCATTACGAGAAATCTTACTCCTAAGATCTTCGACTGTACGACTTTATCGAAAACGAGATTAATTCTGGCGAAGGAGAACGACGACAActacgaaacaaaaaattaaaaaagaaacacaaaaGTTAACACGAAAGCGAACTGCATTGCATACATTGTTTAGCGCCATTGTGAAACTCTATCCCTTCTTACGAGATAagcataattatatttgtttatatatacatatacatgacGAACCATACGTATAGAAAACATTACAACTATTATTATCATTGCTGTCGTTATCGGTTactttatcattattattattatcattaagaTTATCGTCgttatcattaaaattacgGCCAccactattattattatgattattatcagtaaaagaggaaaaaaaaaaaggacggACGATGAAGGTACGGTGGATAAttgctaaaattaaataaaagatcttacttatacataattataaatacgtcATGATGACATATTcataacaattaattattacgataACGTAatgacattattattattactattataaataacaccCCCTATTCCCATTTGTTGTGAATGTTTACGTTGTTTTATGATATTcagaatattctaaaaataaagtctATAATTTCCACGAACGGCGACGTTTACTTTCCCCTCGGTCGAAGAAGCTGCTTAGAGGCAGGGttctgtgtaaaataaaaatcaaaaataataatgaaaagcaAAACGTAACGATACATTCTCAAAATAACAAGTATGTAAACAgctatataaaataaaatgttacatcaTGTTTAGATAGCTAAATGGGACAGGTCACTGCTCACTGAGCCGCTCGGTGAGCAGTGTCAGTGACGCCATCGATGGTAAAAtgctcaagtttgtcgtgaaaaCAGTTCGTATGATTGTTAGTAGATGGCgccatcgatatttttctataaatttttcattatttcaacaTAAATGTATGCTTAATACAATTCTTGCTGCATAACACTTCAACATActgttttaatatattattttaacaatattttattaattttacagtaaTTACCGACACTTCagttagtggcgccatcggcgGCAAAATGCTCAAGCTTGTACTGAACATAGTTCTCACTGATGCTCCTAGATGGCGCCATCAACTAAAGAGTCGGTAATTACTGTTggattaaatcaaatattgttaaaataatacattaaaacgatatattgtagtgttatgaaacaaaaaatcgtatgcatttataaaaagtaaagaaagatTTATAGAAACTAAactcactacaaacttgggcgttttcccaccgatggcgccacaaGTACTATCTAGATTCTAGATGTCAGTTCtatttacaaatgtatttattcgtAACTCGTAATAGAGTACAAACGGATGTGTGGCTTACGTCTAATTCATTATAATATGTTCCAGTAATTGGCTGCTATCAAGAAGCGATCGCTTGGGAGCGAAAAATTTGTAAGCTCAAAAAGACGTTCTGTGACCTTTCTGGATGGACACTTCAATCCACCTTTCTGAGGTCAAACCTTTCCAAAAAGTCAaagataaatgtataaaaattcatctaaaAGTCCCATTTCCCAAATCTCAGAATGAACGCAAATCACCGCTGGCGTATAATGACGTCTGGTTTTAactgataaaaaagaaatcattttaaaattcgaaagaTACCAGAGAACCAGATGGCGGCGGTTATTTGCGAACAAACTTCAACAGGCCAGTACTGACTtcagcgcgcgcgcgcgtgcacgcgaTAAGCGCGGCCACTTTCACGTTATTTTTTGCGCGATTCGCGTATATACCCACCGCTCCTATTAGGCCACGTCAAAATTAACTTCGTCGTCGTTGCAACCGAGCAAACCTATTCCTTTTCAGATAGTCTGGGTGCCTCGTCGTAAAATGTGAAGAATGCACAGTTGACTACGTCGGTGCATCGAGGCCGTCTGACAAGGCGATAGCACGCAACTCGAgtactatttttattccagTTTTTAACCTCGGATCGCACCCGCTCCCAAAAATGTCATTCGAGGGAAAGTACAACGCGAAAAGTCCTGGTGAGTTCACGCGGAAAATGGGCTTTTAATGTAAGATCATTTCTGCCCACGATTCTGTGACGTATACAGATCGACGAAcgcttattttttcatttctttttatttcttactcTCTCGCCGAAATAACCTTATCTCTAGAAAATGAATCGTGGATCATAGCCACCAACAATCTCGTATAATAAGCATACGAGTTGTAACGATTTGGCTAAGTGAAACACTATTCGAGAGAAATGAGAGAATTTTATACATGtaactcgattttttttttagatctgACATACTCTGATTTTATAACACTGACATTAATGTATGCCTCGCGGTATATTGTTGAAAAGTGAAACTCtgatatgtaaaaaaaattttatttttatatactttcatATTTGATTGCTACGTATCAGTACAATACATTTACCATGCACCTGCCAAACTATTGTAACTTATGCTAATTGTTATCTTTGTGCATTAGTCTGTGTTATCTTACAATACGTATTGCTGAGTACTCTCTTCCAATATGTCATATATATTAACTACACTTGATTAACTATATATTATCAATATACAATATGAATTCCAAatcaataatttacaattacagaattatactttgaaatcatgaataatatattagactaacatATCTTATATCATTCCAGCGGTAAAAAGATTAATGAGAGAAGCTCAAGAGCTTCACGAggcaacagaagaatattatGCATCTCCCCTGGAAGACAATCTCTTCGAATGGCATTTTACAGTGCAAGGGCCACCCTCCACAGATTTCGAAGGGGGGGTTTATCATGGGAGAATTTTATTACCTCCAGACTATCCCATGAAACCCCCAAATATCATATTGTTGACAGTAAGTGAGCTAACATATTATTCCAGTTCTCCATAATTTACTGTAACATGGAATAACCATTCACCTTGTTGTTCCAGCCAAATGGCCGGTTTGAAACCAACAAAAAGATATGTCTCAGTATTTCTGGACACCATCCTGAGACATGGCAACCTTCTTGGAGTATTAGAACAGCTCTGTTAGCCTTGATCGCTTTCATGCCAACGCCCGGAAACGGGTCGATCGGTTCTTTAGATTATAGTAAAGAAGAGAGACAGAAACTCGCGAAAAAGTATTTGACACAACtttttgaataaacaaatattaagcTGTCTTTCTGtattctgataaaaattattttattatagatcCCTGACTTGGGAGTGCGATACTTGCGGAAAAGTCGTTAGTTTGTTGTCCAAGACAACAGCGAAAAAACCCATCACGGAAGAAGAACAAACAATGTTAAATACAATTGCTTTGAAGGTAATTCTTTGATGggattatgtaaatttttataatctacttcagatttttttttagaaatcgTATTTTCAGGCTGACGATTCGCCCACGTCAGGTGCATCTTTCATGATAAATGCAGATACTATTTCAGAGAACGAACTGAGGCAACGTAACGTTGACGCGACTTCTACCGATAATCAAAGTCGGCAGCAGTCAGACGTTATAATAAACCAACAAATAGAGACAATGTCATCTTCTAATGATTTATTTTGGAGCATTCTCATTGCTTCCTTGGTGTCAGCGATAATTCTACTTGTTTTGCGACGACTGTttcttgtttaaattattctaaatgtAACAAACGTTATAATTGTAAGTATGTTAACAAGACgaagtaaattttatacacattttatCGATAGCATTTTTAAACTTAGAAGAAATAACAGATTTATACACGCTATAAATAATCtgatattcattaaaaacacAATGTACGACGGAGATATGACTGCACCGATATATCTACTTTAGTACATATCTACCATACTCTAACGAAGAACTGTTTAtcttattgtaaaaattgctATCTTCGTTAGATACGAGAACAATGTAAATTCTAAACTTTTCGTTGCATTCTTGCGTTCTTTCATTGGCTGTATTTACTAGTCTTTGAGATTCATTATTAACCTTTTGACATTGAATATATACTCACACTATTAATctttagtattaaaaaatgttagtGTTTGCATttaccatatatatatacatttatattcgaTAACTTTTACAATAATCTTTATTTGATAGTTTTCCATATAAATGTGCCTGAAATATTGGACGAATCAGATTCTTTGCTAAAAAAAATGAGCTGTATTTGTGAAAACTGCCAAATATAGTACTGAATCTATTCGATTATGTAAGTACTAGCTTTTGTCAAAATGTATTTTAGTTCCTTGTTggtatgatttttaattacactcgtatattttttctcttattgtttatgtaaatgtagATAATTACATTAGAAGAACTGTATATAacatataacaaatttaatataagttACACATACTATTCATTATGTTGTATTTCACGAAGCTATGCAcatgaaaagtaaaaaatacacccgtttaaaaaaaaatcctaactATTTTGCGACAAACTTGGATGATGCCCTTTTCAACAAACccctcgaaatttaatttaaaattaattacttcacTGATCAGTCACCCTTACAAATCAATGATTAATCTAATCTGAGTTTCATTGCTTGGCATTAGAATATGGAAATGGAAGTTATTAAGGGAAATGAATCAAATAAACAGTTGtggatatatattttattaaaaaacacttGTTAGGTGTGCTGTGATAGCATCAATATTTATACGTGACGTATGTACATATGAGCATTATACAATTGGTGTTTGAGTATGATAAATGTACGTGATCTATAGTttaattccataaaataaCTTGCTGGAAATGTACACGATGAATTATCTTACATTCTAAACTCTAAAATAATACTGTgcagaacaatttatttgttacaacTTAAATAGATTTACCAAATATTGTCCACGCATGGCATCtttcacattttatattatactgttATCGACAGTATGTACAAATTGAAAGGTAAAACCTCATTTTCTAGAcggttcttttattttacgctCTAATCTGATAAAATATCGTTACTATAATGAATAGCATTACATAACCTAAAGAGATAAAAGTTCAAAGGAGTGTACCTTATAGAAACTCATAAAAATCTGTACACCCAGTAAGATAACTAATATGATTATTCATATACTTAAATACATTATTCAGAAACTTGTCTGAAgatgtaaattttcattatcacAGAAGTATTTTCTCATTTATATGCATTTTAAAAGTTATGCGTTTGACCATACAATGCGTGAAACATGTGTCACCTATCGTGAAAAAGAGATTTCCTATATTTAACGTTCCCTTTATTTGCATATGAACGTCTACTATTCGTGTGGCatgaaattatgaataaatcaGGATAATTGCTTAAtctggaaagaaaaatagataaattattaatattcatatttccGAAGTTTTGTTTTCTGCATATGAAAAGAGATAATTCATCTTAAACATTAAgcagaaagaaaaagtttggAAATAAATCTTTGTAAATTTACTTGCAAGTAGCATTTTGAATATCGTATTTTTCATCCCAATGGTACTGTGCTTCCAAATCTTCCAGTATTCTTCTAAAAACAAAAGTCTTGTTATTTTATACGACAGTAATATTAGAGGACaacaaatttctaacaaaatgcCACAAGAaagtattatgtattattcttTCTCTGAATCAATTGTTTATACCCATATAAATGAGAAATATGTGTATCctttattaaagaatttatttttatcttgtgCTTCAATGTACAATCtaaagattaaaatttgcTACATAGATTTCGCTAAAGcatcattaataatttcctATAAAGAAACTAgtacaaaaatttacttttgcacgaattcaataatttttatttataattctgaATAATTGTACTTTGATTAGAATATCTAAGACcgtcaattatttaaaaagaaaagctctattatattatatacttca
Encoded here:
- the LOC128876888 gene encoding ubiquitin-conjugating enzyme E2 J1-like isoform X1, which gives rise to MSFEGKYNAKSPAVKRLMREAQELHEATEEYYASPLEDNLFEWHFTVQGPPSTDFEGGVYHGRILLPPDYPMKPPNIILLTPNGRFETNKKICLSISGHHPETWQPSWSIRTALLALIAFMPTPGNGSIGSLDYSKEERQKLAKKSLTWECDTCGKVVSLLSKTTAKKPITEEEQTMLNTIALKKSYFQADDSPTSGASFMINADTISENELRQRNVDATSTDNQSRQQSDVIINQQIETMSSSNDLFWSILIASLVSAIILLVLRRLFLV
- the LOC128876888 gene encoding ubiquitin-conjugating enzyme E2 J1-like isoform X2, encoding MSFEGKYNAKSPAVKRLMREAQELHEATEEYYASPLEDNLFEWHFTVQGPPSTDFEGGVYHGRILLPPDYPMKPPNIILLTPNGRFETNKKICLSISGHHPETWQPSWSIRTALLALIAFMPTPGNGSIGSLDYSKEERQKLAKKSLTWECDTCGKVVSLLSKTTAKKPITEEEQTMLNTIALKADDSPTSGASFMINADTISENELRQRNVDATSTDNQSRQQSDVIINQQIETMSSSNDLFWSILIASLVSAIILLVLRRLFLV